In a single window of the Planctomycetia bacterium genome:
- a CDS encoding DUF362 domain-containing protein codes for MGSSKVAILRTTPATVFEDYHRLMNLADYQSVVAKDVETALKINISWHFFFPGSSTVPWQLDGVIRAMKADGYKPELIHGCHNRTVVIDAHFGERQNKQVNVTEAHGLRNIHLYEGEPWVNVRDAVGDLAEKFLVLNKVYPDGFAIPRRFIGENIIHLPTVKTHVFTTATGAMKNAFGGLLNEHRHWTHEVIHETLVDLLMIQKKIHRGVFAVMDGTFAGDGPGPRCMIPHVKNVILASSDQVAIDAVAAKLMGFDPMAIKFIRIAHDMGLGCGDPRQIEMVGDLDAAAENWHFDGPFKKMTFASKMQHKIYWGKLKTSLEWSLKTWLAPWAYIASVIYHDSFWYPTRAKRHMRDALASEWGRLFANWEQLTPNEKGFPSVGDLPAPLTLTGASAMLKSIKILGTCIREAPEFRLFKKQKHGLG; via the coding sequence ATGGGATCTTCAAAAGTCGCAATTCTTCGTACCACACCCGCCACGGTCTTTGAAGACTATCACCGCCTCATGAACCTGGCCGACTATCAGTCCGTCGTCGCCAAAGACGTCGAGACCGCCCTGAAGATCAATATCAGTTGGCACTTCTTCTTTCCCGGCAGCTCCACCGTCCCCTGGCAGCTCGACGGCGTCATCCGCGCCATGAAGGCCGACGGCTACAAGCCCGAACTCATCCACGGCTGCCACAACCGCACCGTCGTCATCGACGCCCATTTCGGCGAGCGCCAGAACAAGCAGGTCAACGTCACCGAGGCCCACGGCCTGCGGAACATTCACCTGTATGAGGGCGAGCCCTGGGTCAACGTCCGCGACGCCGTCGGCGATCTGGCGGAAAAGTTCCTCGTCCTCAACAAGGTCTATCCCGACGGCTTCGCCATCCCCAGGCGATTCATCGGCGAAAACATCATCCATCTGCCCACCGTCAAGACGCACGTCTTCACCACCGCGACAGGCGCCATGAAGAATGCCTTCGGCGGCCTGCTCAACGAACATCGCCACTGGACCCATGAGGTCATCCACGAAACACTCGTCGATCTGCTGATGATCCAGAAGAAGATTCATCGCGGCGTCTTCGCGGTGATGGACGGCACCTTCGCCGGCGACGGTCCCGGCCCGCGCTGCATGATCCCCCACGTGAAAAACGTCATCCTCGCCAGCAGCGATCAAGTTGCGATCGACGCCGTCGCCGCGAAGCTGATGGGTTTCGACCCGATGGCGATCAAGTTCATCCGCATCGCCCACGACATGGGCCTCGGCTGCGGCGACCCGCGACAAATCGAAATGGTCGGCGACCTCGACGCCGCCGCGGAGAACTGGCACTTCGACGGCCCCTTCAAGAAGATGACCTTCGCCTCGAAGATGCAGCACAAGATCTACTGGGGCAAATTGAAGACCTCCCTGGAGTGGTCGCTCAAGACCTGGCTCGCCCCCTGGGCCTACATCGCCAGCGTCATCTACCACGACAGTTTCTGGTACCCCACCCGCGCCAAGCGCCACATGCGCGACGCCCTGGCCAGCGAGTGGGGCCGGCTCTTCGCCAACTGGGAGCAACTCACCCCCAACGAAAAGGGCTTTCCCTCCGTCGGCGATCTGCCCGCGCCGCTGACCCTCACCGGCGCCTCAGCAATGCTCAAGTCCATCAAAATCCTCGGAACCTGCATCCGCGAGGCGCCCGAGTTCCGCCTCTTCAAGAAGCAGAAGCACGGCCTGGGTTAA
- the sixA gene encoding phosphohistidine phosphatase SixA: protein MLIYLVRHAIAAARSPGILNDGARELTPEGIKKMRRHAAALAMLGAQIDEIWTSPLVRARQTAEILAAGLEPSPPLKTLTSLEPSGDFESLRLRLSQSRHLTAVALVGHEPFMGEFTGYLLGAGRGVAFRYKKGGIGLVEIDDFAPPLRGELCWLMAPKQLGLIGKA, encoded by the coding sequence ATGTTGATTTATCTCGTCCGACACGCCATCGCCGCCGCCAGGAGCCCCGGCATCCTCAACGACGGCGCACGCGAATTGACCCCCGAAGGCATCAAAAAAATGCGCCGCCACGCTGCCGCGCTGGCGATGCTCGGCGCCCAGATCGACGAAATCTGGACCAGCCCGCTCGTCCGTGCCCGCCAGACCGCCGAAATCCTCGCCGCAGGCCTCGAGCCTTCCCCGCCCTTGAAAACGCTTACGTCGCTGGAGCCCTCCGGAGACTTCGAATCGTTGCGCCTTCGCCTGTCTCAAAGCAGACACCTCACCGCCGTCGCCCTCGTCGGCCACGAGCCCTTCATGGGCGAATTCACAGGCTACCTCCTCGGCGCAGGCCGCGGCGTCGCCTTCAGATACAAGAAGGGGGGCATCGGCCTCGTCGAAATCGACGACTTCGCCCCACCCCTGCGCGGCGAACTATGCTGGCTCATGGCCCCCAAGCAGCTCGGCCTGATCGGCAAAGCCTAA
- a CDS encoding CHAD domain-containing protein codes for MSDSVKASVCISLAAYVEKQAKRFSSNLEKVVASGDVDGVHDVRVASRRLVQPLRLMSAWLGGKPIKRPAGLLRATRQTLAKVRDLDVLLASLCGSEATWAHGLEPSDLARLEGALTRRRQRLAKKAINRLARQKPQRAAGLIWRLSDKMLDVVDEESDLVLAHQVERLFEKSLERLVHRDPRGDQKHDLHETRICVKRARYAGELMRDVGLRRETDLLKALVGMQDRLGRWNDQLIAISYVTREARRPKVLAEDAAWSARVLSLAADWAKEADAGQRRILDVWAEFDTALRACFNRYRDRAQSIRAPGNIHVS; via the coding sequence ATGAGCGACAGCGTCAAGGCGTCTGTCTGCATCAGCCTGGCCGCCTACGTCGAAAAACAGGCGAAGCGATTCTCTTCCAACCTGGAAAAGGTCGTCGCCTCCGGCGATGTGGATGGCGTGCACGACGTTCGGGTTGCATCCAGAAGGCTGGTCCAGCCCCTCCGCCTCATGAGCGCCTGGCTCGGTGGCAAGCCCATCAAGCGCCCCGCAGGCCTCCTCCGCGCCACTCGCCAGACACTCGCAAAGGTCCGCGATCTCGACGTCCTTCTCGCCTCGCTCTGCGGCAGCGAAGCCACCTGGGCCCACGGCCTCGAACCATCCGACCTCGCCCGGCTGGAGGGCGCCCTGACGCGCCGTCGGCAGCGCCTCGCCAAAAAGGCCATCAATCGCCTCGCCCGCCAAAAGCCCCAGCGCGCCGCCGGTCTCATCTGGCGACTCTCCGACAAAATGCTCGACGTCGTCGACGAAGAAAGCGACCTCGTCCTCGCCCATCAGGTCGAGCGCCTCTTCGAGAAATCGCTGGAGCGCCTCGTCCATCGCGACCCCCGCGGCGATCAAAAGCACGACCTCCACGAAACGCGCATCTGCGTCAAGCGCGCCAGATACGCCGGCGAACTCATGCGCGACGTCGGCCTCCGCCGGGAAACCGACCTGCTCAAAGCCCTCGTCGGCATGCAGGACCGCCTCGGCCGCTGGAACGACCAGCTCATCGCCATCAGCTACGTCACCCGCGAAGCCCGCCGGCCCAAAGTCCTCGCCGAGGATGCCGCCTGGAGTGCAAGAGTCCTGTCCCTCGCCGCCGATTGGGCGAAGGAAGCCGACGCCGGACAGCGGCGAATCCTCGATGTCTGGGCCGAGTTCGACACCGCCCTCAGGGCATGCTTCAATCGATATCGGGACCGTGCGCAGTCCATTCGCGCCCCCGGTAACATTCACGTAAGCTGA